In Sphingomonas sp. LT1P40, the following are encoded in one genomic region:
- the ntrX gene encoding nitrogen assimilation response regulator NtrX, whose amino-acid sequence MKLDILVVDDEADIRELVAGVLEDEGYETRAAADSDATLEAIAERRPSLVLLDVWLQGSRLDGLELLDEIKRRDPSIPVLVISGHGNLDTAVAAIRRGASDFIEKPFEAERLLWLVERATETERLRREVASLRATVGRESDLTGSSGAINAVRATLKRVAATGSRVMITGGPGTGKEVAARLLHEWSLRAAGPFVIVNAARMTPERVEEELFGVEDGDLVHPGLLEQAHGGTLFLDEIADMPMTTQGRILRVLTEQKFSRVGGQRQVKVDVRVVSATARDLMTEIAEGRFREDLFYRLNVVPVAIPPLADRREDIPSLVDHFVAHYATGRRVPTPEVASDAMVALQSYEWPGNVRQLRNVVEATVILAPGDRIGRIDIDLLPTEVLGRRSAEGGGAGASAMMGSPLKEARETFEREYLRIQIRRFSGNISRTAHFIGMERSALHRKLKLLGISEGREE is encoded by the coding sequence ATGAAACTCGATATCCTGGTCGTCGATGACGAGGCGGACATCCGCGAGCTGGTCGCGGGCGTGCTGGAGGATGAGGGCTATGAGACGCGCGCCGCCGCCGACAGCGACGCGACGCTGGAGGCGATTGCCGAGCGGCGGCCGAGTCTGGTGCTGCTCGACGTATGGCTTCAGGGATCGCGGCTCGACGGGCTGGAACTGCTTGATGAGATCAAGCGGCGCGATCCGTCGATCCCGGTGCTGGTCATTTCCGGCCACGGCAATCTGGATACGGCGGTGGCGGCGATCCGGCGGGGGGCATCGGACTTTATCGAAAAGCCGTTCGAGGCCGAGCGGCTGTTGTGGCTCGTCGAGCGCGCGACCGAGACCGAGCGGCTGCGACGTGAAGTGGCATCGCTACGCGCGACGGTGGGGCGCGAGAGCGACCTGACGGGGAGTTCGGGCGCGATCAACGCGGTGCGCGCGACGCTGAAACGCGTGGCGGCGACCGGCAGCCGGGTGATGATTACCGGTGGGCCGGGAACGGGCAAGGAAGTCGCCGCGCGGTTGCTCCACGAATGGAGCCTGCGTGCGGCCGGGCCGTTCGTGATCGTCAATGCGGCGCGGATGACGCCCGAGCGCGTTGAGGAGGAGCTTTTCGGGGTCGAGGATGGCGATCTGGTCCATCCCGGCCTGTTGGAACAGGCGCATGGCGGGACCTTGTTCCTGGACGAGATCGCCGACATGCCGATGACGACGCAGGGCCGCATCCTGCGCGTGCTGACCGAACAGAAGTTCAGCCGGGTCGGCGGGCAGCGTCAGGTAAAGGTCGATGTGCGGGTGGTTTCCGCCACCGCCCGCGACCTGATGACCGAAATCGCCGAGGGCCGGTTCCGCGAGGACCTGTTCTATCGCCTGAACGTGGTGCCGGTGGCGATCCCGCCGCTGGCCGATCGGCGCGAGGATATTCCGTCGCTGGTCGATCATTTCGTCGCGCATTATGCGACCGGCCGCCGCGTGCCGACGCCGGAAGTTGCATCGGATGCGATGGTCGCGCTGCAAAGCTATGAATGGCCGGGCAATGTCCGCCAGCTGCGCAATGTGGTCGAGGCCACGGTGATCCTGGCACCGGGCGACCGGATCGGGCGGATCGATATCGACCTGTTGCCCACCGAAGTGCTGGGCCGCCGCAGTGCCGAGGGCGGCGGTGCCGGCGCGTCCGCGATGATGGGATCGCCGCTGAAGGAAGCGCGCGAGACGTTCGAGCGGGAATATCTGCGGATACAAATCCGGCGCTTTTCGGGCAATATCTCCCGCACCGCGCATTTCATCGGGATGGAGCGGTCGGCGCTGCACCGGAAGCTGAAATTGCTGGGCATCAGCGAGGGGCGGGAGGAGTAG
- a CDS encoding sensor histidine kinase, whose translation MTAVAVPIVEPEKRQWRLEITPPLELAVLVIAVAVVIASYFVISGNTGSQRLLTPPLVALLLVGNLVPLVALIVLAGRRVAMRRAALSPLGGRARLHVRLVAIFSILASVPTIFVSIVASLLFQYGVEFWYSDRARGMLENASTIAAGSINDIKDRVGLNAEAMGSDLSGALREVPIDDQRFVQYFADQTKQRELSESAIVREAPSGEFQTLIILNPYEALIEQQISRAAVRKIKAGAQGAVVEDAGGRVRALIRLVGSNDTYLYVGRVIDPTLLDRKTRAESVVASYRTLTERSRALQLQFNVALLILSLLIVGLAVWVALEIADRLVRPVGDLVKAARDVAEGDLGTRVPMPKSQDEIGTLATAFNRMTDRLQEQTNALVATNAESESRRALIEAVMSGVTAGVLSIDADRRIRLINSSAMALLQPGEAPVGRLLADVAPELDAVLGGETREDIVQLTSGGEARTLAVKITRDEAGQVLTFDDITQQLLDQRRAAWSDVARRIAHEIKNPLTPIQLAAERLQRRYGKKIENDDGTFAKLTDTIVRQVGDLRRMVDEFSSFARMPKPVFREESLLDITRQTLFLHEVAKPEIRFAFTHPDPVPTLVCDRRQLGQALTNLIKNAVEAVESRESGEQGEIALTIREGDEGELLLDIADNGIGLPAERERIVEPYMTTRSRGTGLGLAIVKKIVEEHFGTMAFADRPGGGTIVSLCFDTATLERLAGTGGDADEAPGGVIPAVLTRTKNGIAS comes from the coding sequence GGGAATACCGGATCGCAGCGGTTGTTGACGCCGCCGCTGGTGGCGCTGTTGCTGGTCGGCAACCTCGTGCCTTTGGTCGCGCTGATCGTGCTCGCAGGTCGGCGCGTGGCGATGCGGCGGGCGGCTTTGTCGCCGCTGGGCGGGCGCGCGCGACTGCATGTGCGGTTGGTGGCGATCTTTTCGATTTTGGCGAGCGTGCCGACGATCTTCGTGTCGATCGTGGCGTCGCTATTGTTTCAATATGGCGTCGAATTCTGGTATTCGGACCGTGCGCGCGGGATGCTGGAGAATGCATCGACGATCGCGGCGGGTAGCATCAACGATATCAAGGATCGGGTCGGGCTGAACGCGGAAGCAATGGGATCCGATCTGAGCGGTGCATTGCGTGAAGTACCGATCGACGATCAGCGGTTCGTGCAATATTTCGCGGACCAGACGAAGCAGCGCGAGTTGTCGGAATCCGCAATCGTGCGCGAGGCGCCTTCAGGCGAATTTCAGACGCTGATTATCCTCAATCCCTATGAAGCGCTGATCGAACAGCAGATCAGCCGCGCCGCCGTGCGCAAGATCAAGGCCGGCGCACAAGGCGCGGTGGTCGAGGATGCCGGTGGCCGCGTGCGCGCGCTGATCCGTCTAGTCGGATCCAACGATACCTATCTGTATGTCGGTCGCGTGATCGATCCCACGCTGCTGGATCGTAAAACCCGGGCGGAATCGGTTGTCGCCAGCTATCGCACGCTGACCGAGCGGTCGCGGGCGTTGCAGTTGCAGTTCAACGTCGCGCTGTTGATCCTGTCACTGCTGATCGTCGGACTGGCGGTGTGGGTGGCGCTGGAGATTGCCGACCGTCTCGTCCGGCCGGTCGGGGATCTGGTGAAGGCGGCACGCGACGTAGCCGAGGGCGATCTGGGCACGCGCGTGCCGATGCCCAAGTCGCAGGATGAGATCGGCACGCTGGCGACGGCGTTTAACCGGATGACCGACCGGTTGCAGGAACAGACCAACGCGCTGGTTGCCACCAATGCCGAGTCCGAAAGCCGTCGAGCGCTGATCGAGGCGGTGATGTCGGGCGTGACAGCGGGCGTGCTGTCGATCGACGCGGATCGGCGTATCCGCCTTATCAACAGCTCGGCGATGGCGTTGCTGCAGCCGGGGGAGGCGCCTGTCGGACGGTTGCTGGCGGATGTCGCGCCGGAACTAGACGCAGTGCTGGGCGGCGAGACGCGCGAGGATATCGTGCAGCTGACCAGCGGCGGTGAGGCCCGCACGCTGGCGGTGAAGATCACCCGCGACGAAGCGGGGCAGGTGCTGACGTTCGACGATATTACACAGCAGTTGCTGGACCAGCGGCGGGCGGCATGGTCAGACGTGGCGCGTCGTATCGCGCATGAGATCAAGAACCCGCTGACGCCGATCCAGCTGGCCGCCGAAAGGCTCCAGCGGCGCTATGGCAAGAAGATCGAGAATGACGACGGTACCTTCGCCAAGCTGACCGACACGATCGTGCGGCAGGTGGGCGATTTGCGGCGGATGGTGGATGAGTTCTCGTCGTTCGCGCGGATGCCGAAGCCGGTGTTCCGCGAAGAATCGCTGCTGGATATCACGCGGCAGACCCTGTTCCTGCACGAGGTCGCCAAGCCCGAGATCCGTTTCGCCTTCACCCATCCCGATCCAGTGCCGACTTTGGTATGCGACCGCCGACAGCTGGGGCAGGCGCTGACCAATTTGATCAAGAATGCGGTAGAGGCGGTGGAATCGCGGGAAAGCGGGGAGCAGGGCGAAATCGCACTGACGATCCGCGAGGGCGACGAAGGCGAGTTGCTGCTCGATATCGCGGACAATGGCATCGGCCTGCCCGCCGAGCGTGAGCGGATCGTCGAGCCCTATATGACGACGCGCAGCCGCGGCACCGGCCTTGGGCTGGCGATCGTCAAGAAGATCGTCGAGGAGCATTTCGGGACGATGGCATTTGCCGATCGCCCTGGTGGCGGCACGATCGTGTCGCTGTGCTTCGACACGGCCACGCTGGAACGGCTGGCGGGAACCGGCGGTGACGCCGACGAAGCGCCCGGCGGCGTGATTCCCGCCGTACTGACGCGTACAAAGAACGGAATTGCATCATGA